A single region of the Anaerolineales bacterium genome encodes:
- a CDS encoding tetratricopeptide repeat protein yields the protein MPLAASRIRFISVCLCVALLASACRGENAPEQTAIPTLAESGGETSQAPTPFPEPQNAAEFFARGKAAYEQGDLPAALADFNAAIELDSSQAEYLHQRGIVYFVSGNYEFALADFTGAVGLNPTNSEFIFWRGRTYSYTGRPVEAIADYDVAIRLNATNAEYFFWRGAAYAFQQQQDPAIADFNRAIALDSTNANYYHWRGNAYAFSGNVDQALADQTNAIALSGTDPEHFYARGLAFAAKGDPISATADFTQAIILNGERSEFYLARGLAYKMAGNSEAARADLQRAAEMGNTDAASELAALGS from the coding sequence ATGCCCCTTGCCGCTTCACGGATTCGGTTTATCAGCGTGTGCCTCTGCGTTGCCTTGCTTGCCTCTGCTTGTCGGGGCGAAAATGCGCCCGAACAGACGGCAATCCCTACCCTCGCAGAATCCGGCGGTGAAACGTCCCAAGCCCCAACGCCCTTCCCCGAACCTCAGAACGCCGCCGAATTTTTCGCACGGGGCAAAGCTGCCTATGAACAGGGCGATCTTCCCGCCGCCCTTGCCGATTTCAACGCCGCTATCGAGCTAGACAGCAGCCAAGCGGAGTACCTTCACCAGCGGGGGATCGTCTATTTCGTCAGCGGTAACTACGAATTTGCCCTTGCCGATTTCACTGGTGCGGTGGGCTTGAATCCGACAAACTCGGAATTCATTTTCTGGCGCGGGCGGACGTATTCTTACACCGGACGCCCCGTTGAGGCAATTGCCGATTACGATGTGGCGATCCGCCTAAACGCAACGAACGCCGAGTATTTTTTCTGGCGGGGGGCTGCCTATGCCTTCCAGCAGCAGCAAGACCCCGCCATTGCCGATTTCAACCGTGCTATTGCCCTCGATTCCACGAATGCCAATTACTACCATTGGCGGGGCAACGCCTATGCCTTCAGCGGGAACGTTGATCAGGCGCTTGCCGACCAAACAAACGCCATCGCGCTCAGTGGGACAGACCCCGAACACTTCTATGCGCGGGGGTTGGCATTCGCCGCAAAGGGCGACCCGATCAGCGCGACAGCGGATTTTACACAGGCAATCATCCTGAATGGCGAACGGAGTGAGTTCTATCTGGCGCGGGGGCTGGCTTACAAAATGGCGGGAAACAGTGAGGCGGCACGGGCTGACTTGCAGCGTGCCGCCGAGATGGGCAACACCGATGCCGCCTCAGAATTGGCGGCGTTAGGATCGTAG
- a CDS encoding phosphoribosyltransferase: MISSPRSPLRHELLTWADVDKLVDVLTPQLRSVGYFDALLIITRGGIIPGGLISEALDINYTLIAAVDFPLDLQPKAQLAAMPTFLQFPADDLLANRRILIIDDVWGSGRTSTSVKNRCLAAGAMPSTCVFHYNPYRSLFTRAEPDFYAAITDAHIIYPWEVERGTKGVPDGVPEPS, encoded by the coding sequence ATGATATCTTCGCCCCGCAGCCCACTCCGCCATGAACTGTTGACGTGGGCAGATGTGGATAAATTAGTCGATGTGCTGACGCCTCAACTGCGAAGTGTTGGCTATTTTGATGCCCTGTTGATCATTACGCGGGGCGGGATCATCCCCGGCGGGCTGATCAGCGAGGCACTGGACATTAACTACACGCTGATTGCCGCCGTCGATTTCCCGCTTGATCTTCAGCCAAAGGCACAGCTTGCCGCCATGCCAACCTTCCTCCAATTTCCCGCCGACGATCTGCTTGCCAACCGCCGCATTTTGATCATTGATGATGTGTGGGGCAGCGGGCGGACGAGTACTTCGGTGAAGAACCGCTGTTTGGCGGCGGGGGCAATGCCTTCGACATGCGTCTTTCATTACAACCCCTATCGTTCCCTGTTCACCCGCGCCGAACCGGATTTTTACGCGGCGATCACCGATGCCCACATCATCTACCCCTGGGAGGTAGAGCGCGGCACAAAGGGCGTCCCCGATGGCGTACCAGAGCCAAGCTAA
- a CDS encoding pseudouridine synthase, whose protein sequence is MSERLQKLISQAGISSRRDAETIIAEGRVTINGRIATLGESADPDSDDIRVDGARLRIKTTFRYIMLNKPMQVVTTTRAQDQEKRRTVRDLVEVEGHLYPVGRLDADSEGLVLLTDDGDLAEKLTHPRYEHAKVYTVTVRGRIDDKALEQWRKGVHLEEGLTLPVEIKVIQRETSHSILEVTMREGRKRQIRRIASIVGYPVQKLVRTHLATLTLGDLPSGAWRDLTPSEVKSLRMTISAGENREAARAAAKSLPRRSPGSPPRTRRPARPEGERAEHAGGTARPPRRPSSGAPKRSDSAEGGRLESGKRPARPPRPTRRPSASIAGRSSTPQGERSEQSERTEGGERPPRRPSSGAPKRPTGENQNRPASRRPSGKSTGRPSGKAGGRPGRKPGDKPTGSSPSGKGRRRRNDSG, encoded by the coding sequence ATGTCCGAACGATTGCAAAAACTAATCTCGCAGGCGGGCATTAGCTCCCGCCGCGATGCCGAAACCATCATTGCCGAAGGGCGCGTAACCATCAATGGGCGCATTGCTACCCTCGGTGAATCGGCTGACCCCGACAGCGACGATATTCGCGTTGATGGCGCACGTCTGCGCATCAAGACCACCTTTCGCTACATCATGCTCAACAAACCGATGCAGGTGGTGACAACCACCCGCGCCCAAGATCAAGAAAAACGGCGCACTGTGCGCGATCTGGTTGAAGTAGAGGGACATTTATACCCCGTTGGGCGCTTGGACGCCGACAGCGAAGGGCTTGTGCTGCTCACCGACGATGGCGACCTTGCCGAAAAACTCACCCATCCCCGCTATGAACACGCGAAGGTTTATACGGTCACGGTACGGGGACGGATTGACGACAAGGCATTGGAGCAGTGGCGGAAGGGTGTTCACCTAGAGGAAGGGCTAACCCTCCCCGTTGAGATCAAAGTAATCCAACGGGAGACGAGCCATTCCATCCTTGAGGTGACGATGCGTGAGGGACGCAAACGCCAGATTCGGCGCATTGCCAGTATTGTTGGCTATCCAGTGCAAAAACTGGTACGGACGCATTTAGCCACACTCACCTTAGGCGATCTTCCTTCCGGGGCGTGGCGCGATCTCACCCCTTCTGAGGTGAAGTCACTCAGGATGACAATTTCCGCTGGAGAGAACCGCGAAGCAGCACGCGCCGCAGCCAAATCACTCCCGCGCCGCAGTCCGGGCAGCCCCCCTCGCACACGCCGTCCGGCACGACCAGAGGGGGAACGTGCCGAACACGCCGGCGGTACAGCCCGTCCGCCGCGCCGCCCATCGTCTGGTGCGCCCAAGCGAAGTGATTCCGCAGAGGGTGGGCGGTTAGAGAGTGGGAAGCGCCCCGCCCGTCCGCCGCGCCCGACACGCCGCCCGTCTGCTTCTATAGCAGGACGCAGCAGTACGCCCCAAGGCGAACGATCTGAACAGAGTGAGCGCACCGAAGGTGGCGAGCGCCCGCCGCGCCGTCCGTCTTCCGGTGCGCCGAAGCGCCCAACGGGTGAGAATCAGAATCGCCCCGCCAGCCGCCGTCCAAGTGGAAAATCGACAGGGAGACCCAGCGGCAAAGCGGGCGGACGCCCAGGCAGAAAGCCCGGAGATAAGCCAACAGGCAGCAGCCCCAGCGGAAAAGGACGCCGCCGTCGCAATGACTCTGGTTAG
- a CDS encoding PD40 domain-containing protein, with amino-acid sequence MRRTRWLVFMLILGVVGGWIWSASAAPIRAQADVPPKGEILFVSKVEGKNEVFLVNTDGTGLKQLTNTPGKTGASYAPIWSPDGTKFYYTVRPDPTSSGETSEIWVFDFRTQKRTRLLSYPLGEEFILNQYQFGGWTANSRQIVYGVTRLIKEKAHLEFFIIDADSSNRRALNPDGVPNLSNVLPIKDGFLLIDIEGNATITDAALKNPQPIGTPQAYSFVAVSSPDRQWIALANKAKVDVIDLATGKFASFSVFYSGTSIWYMGWSPDNKRFWVQTDRQYDANGSVIEGSLTKVVDVDRMLKNDPSPSSIRDYIFQENRLFPIVTWSPNGEWLLDDQDGILNFRRADGTGEAIPFSPVEDKAYQPAWRPVQK; translated from the coding sequence ATGAGGCGCACGCGCTGGTTGGTGTTTATGCTCATTCTTGGGGTGGTGGGAGGGTGGATTTGGTCAGCCTCCGCCGCGCCCATCCGCGCCCAAGCGGATGTTCCCCCTAAAGGAGAAATCCTCTTTGTTTCCAAAGTGGAAGGCAAAAACGAAGTGTTCCTCGTCAATACCGATGGGACAGGGCTTAAACAGTTGACGAACACGCCCGGCAAAACGGGCGCAAGCTATGCGCCGATTTGGTCGCCAGACGGGACAAAGTTCTATTACACTGTGCGCCCTGATCCAACCAGCAGCGGTGAGACCAGCGAAATTTGGGTGTTTGATTTCCGCACCCAGAAGCGGACACGCCTGTTATCCTACCCACTTGGTGAGGAATTTATCCTGAATCAGTATCAATTCGGCGGGTGGACGGCGAACAGTCGGCAGATTGTCTATGGTGTGACACGTCTTATCAAAGAGAAGGCGCACCTTGAATTTTTCATCATCGATGCCGATTCCTCAAACCGCCGCGCCTTGAATCCCGACGGCGTTCCCAACCTCAGCAACGTCCTCCCAATAAAGGATGGGTTTCTGCTGATTGATATTGAGGGCAACGCCACGATCACCGACGCAGCGCTGAAAAATCCTCAGCCAATTGGGACGCCGCAAGCCTATTCGTTTGTTGCTGTTAGCTCGCCGGATCGCCAATGGATCGCCCTTGCCAACAAAGCAAAAGTGGATGTAATTGATCTAGCGACGGGCAAGTTTGCCTCGTTCAGCGTCTTTTACAGCGGTACATCCATTTGGTACATGGGCTGGTCGCCAGACAACAAACGCTTTTGGGTACAAACAGATCGCCAGTACGATGCCAATGGCAGCGTGATCGAAGGATCGCTGACAAAGGTGGTGGATGTAGATCGGATGCTTAAAAATGACCCCTCTCCCTCATCCATACGGGATTACATCTTCCAGGAAAATCGTCTTTTTCCCATTGTCACATGGTCGCCTAATGGTGAATGGTTGCTGGATGATCAGGACGGCATATTAAATTTCCGACGTGCCGATGGTACGGGCGAGGCAATCCCCTTTTCCCCTGTTGAGGACAAAGCATATCAACCCGCATGGCGCCCGGTGCAGAAATGA
- a CDS encoding MFS transporter, which yields MRAESTFRSSMTPATAPFHEIVSARRRRLIVFLVLIPVFVGSLDLTIVSAILPEILTRLNIPIETNLALAAWMVTGYLLAYTVSMMVMGRVSDMVGRRGAFLVCLTIFIFGSYWVATANQFPTVVLNDFARRVLGQRPDLNTLTLVAIILGRVIQALGAGAIVPVSVALVADLYPPSRRAGPVGLVGAFDTLGWVLGHLYGGLTVNFLAVNGAGLHQTLSGIGLGGLPMDWRLLFYINVPLGLFAFFLMWRALRRVEHPISAGRFDVLGALLIALALVALVLGLGGNTDVTGATSLRNLGESALPYNPVLLLAALGLFVIFVAWEWRAKYPLLELHFFRDRSISAATVTNLLVGFCLMLGLVSVPLLVNLQAENASAVSIALAAERAGILLSALTIPMALAAIPGGWLSGKIGYRTTTLLGMGLAGVGFISAGTTWRLDSPPLMMAFHMTMVGVGLGLTIAPIGTVVINHVDESRRGVASALVLIMRLIGMTVAIASMTTFALNRVGQLVTIARVSFPGGLTAQEVQGLSTQAYIASGVQVIGELLVVGGIVCAVALLPTLLIRARD from the coding sequence ATGCGTGCCGAGTCTACATTCCGCTCATCGATGACGCCTGCGACAGCCCCCTTTCACGAGATCGTCAGCGCACGCCGGCGACGATTGATCGTCTTTCTTGTCCTGATACCCGTCTTTGTTGGATCGCTTGATCTAACCATTGTCTCCGCCATTTTGCCCGAAATTCTGACGCGCCTGAACATCCCCATTGAGACGAACCTCGCCCTCGCCGCGTGGATGGTCACGGGTTACCTCTTGGCATACACAGTCAGCATGATGGTCATGGGGCGGGTATCCGATATGGTCGGGCGGCGTGGGGCGTTCCTCGTCTGCCTGACGATCTTCATTTTTGGTTCCTATTGGGTGGCTACAGCGAATCAATTCCCAACGGTGGTTTTAAATGACTTTGCGCGGCGCGTTTTGGGGCAGCGCCCCGATTTGAACACCTTGACCCTCGTCGCCATTATTTTAGGGCGGGTGATTCAAGCGCTTGGGGCGGGGGCGATTGTCCCCGTCAGCGTTGCCCTTGTTGCCGATCTCTATCCACCCTCTCGGCGGGCGGGTCCAGTGGGGTTGGTCGGCGCGTTTGATACGCTCGGTTGGGTCTTGGGACACCTTTACGGTGGATTAACGGTCAATTTCCTTGCCGTGAATGGGGCTGGGCTCCACCAGACACTCAGCGGGATTGGGTTGGGGGGCTTGCCGATGGATTGGCGCTTGCTCTTTTACATCAATGTGCCGTTGGGGTTGTTCGCCTTTTTCCTCATGTGGCGGGCGCTGCGGCGGGTAGAACACCCCATTAGCGCCGGACGCTTCGATGTTCTTGGGGCACTCTTGATCGCCCTCGCATTGGTGGCGCTTGTCTTAGGGCTAGGTGGGAACACCGATGTGACAGGGGCAACCTCCTTACGCAATTTAGGCGAGTCCGCACTCCCTTACAATCCCGTTTTGTTATTGGCGGCACTCGGCTTGTTCGTCATTTTCGTGGCATGGGAGTGGCGGGCGAAATATCCCCTTTTAGAACTTCATTTCTTCCGAGATCGAAGCATCTCAGCAGCGACAGTGACGAATCTACTGGTTGGCTTTTGCCTCATGCTTGGATTGGTCAGTGTGCCGCTTTTGGTCAACCTTCAGGCGGAAAATGCCAGCGCTGTCTCGATTGCCCTCGCCGCCGAACGCGCTGGAATTCTCCTCTCTGCCCTTACCATTCCGATGGCATTGGCGGCGATTCCCGGCGGGTGGCTAAGTGGGAAGATTGGCTACCGGACAACAACCCTCTTGGGGATGGGGTTGGCAGGGGTGGGGTTTATCAGCGCTGGAACAACGTGGCGGTTGGATTCGCCCCCGCTGATGATGGCATTTCATATGACTATGGTCGGCGTTGGCTTGGGCTTAACCATTGCCCCTATCGGCACGGTGGTGATCAACCACGTCGATGAGAGCCGCCGAGGAGTTGCCTCTGCGCTGGTCTTGATCATGCGCCTTATTGGGATGACCGTTGCCATTGCCTCAATGACAACCTTTGCCCTCAACCGCGTTGGGCAGCTCGTCACCATAGCGCGAGTCAGTTTTCCAGGGGGGCTGACGGCGCAGGAGGTACAAGGGCTTTCGACCCAAGCCTATATTGCCTCTGGTGTACAGGTGATTGGCGAACTGCTCGTTGTGGGGGGTATTGTTTGTGCCGTTGCCTTGCTGCCAACGCTGCTCATCCGGGCGCGGGATTGA
- a CDS encoding amidase encodes MPDLTTLTLAEAAAHIRAGTLSPLTLTEAYLERIARLNPALNAFITVTAERARQDAAAAEREIAAGRYHGTLHGIPLAYKDLFETAGILTTAGSQHFADHIPGRDAAVVDKLTHAGAVLLGKTNMHEIALGVLNDNPFYGHCHNPYDVARISGGSSGGSAVALAAGLCLGALGSDTRGSIRIPAALCGVVGFKPTYGRISLRGTMPLSWSLDHAGPMARTVRDVAILYEALAGYDPDDPFSIDYPMGDVQGDLEGGIVGWRVAAADDDYFQAADPDITAAFEAAVGVFTTLGADVQWVDMSWLRAAGAQTRIMRGADAAAFHRERIERHPEKFSPPILARLQEDSAFTAIEYAEARHVQSLATHRLGAFFEGYDLLLTSATPLPALSPEAAIAWTERGYDYNRFCTPFNMTGVPALSLPGGFTRDGLPIGLQLVAPQTMERHLLRAAYAYEKATQWTERHPNFA; translated from the coding sequence CTGCCTGACCTGACAACTCTCACCCTAGCCGAAGCCGCCGCACACATCCGTGCCGGAACGCTCTCTCCCCTCACCCTGACCGAGGCATACCTTGAGCGGATCGCCCGTCTGAATCCGGCGTTGAACGCCTTCATCACCGTCACTGCCGAACGCGCCCGTCAAGATGCAGCGGCGGCGGAACGAGAGATCGCGGCGGGGCGTTATCACGGGACACTGCACGGCATCCCCCTCGCCTATAAAGACCTTTTCGAGACGGCGGGCATCCTGACGACGGCTGGCTCACAGCACTTTGCCGATCATATTCCGGGGCGGGATGCGGCGGTGGTTGACAAACTGACCCACGCCGGGGCGGTGTTGCTCGGCAAGACAAACATGCACGAAATTGCCCTCGGCGTCTTGAACGACAACCCCTTTTACGGGCATTGCCACAACCCCTACGATGTGGCGCGTATTTCGGGCGGCTCGTCGGGCGGGTCGGCGGTGGCGTTAGCAGCGGGCTTGTGTTTGGGGGCGCTTGGCAGCGATACGCGAGGGTCGATTCGGATTCCGGCGGCGCTGTGTGGGGTTGTTGGCTTCAAACCAACCTACGGGCGGATTAGCCTGCGGGGGACGATGCCGCTCAGTTGGTCGCTCGATCACGCCGGACCCATGGCGCGAACGGTACGCGATGTGGCGATCCTTTATGAGGCGTTGGCGGGCTATGACCCTGACGATCCCTTCAGCATTGATTACCCCATGGGGGATGTGCAAGGCGATCTAGAGGGCGGCATTGTGGGCTGGCGGGTTGCCGCCGCCGATGATGACTACTTTCAGGCGGCTGATCCCGACATCACGGCGGCGTTTGAGGCGGCGGTAGGGGTTTTTACGACGCTCGGCGCGGATGTGCAATGGGTGGATATGAGTTGGCTGCGGGCAGCCGGCGCCCAGACGCGAATTATGCGGGGGGCGGATGCGGCTGCCTTTCATCGAGAGCGGATCGAACGTCACCCAGAAAAATTCAGCCCCCCGATCCTCGCTCGGTTGCAAGAAGACTCGGCATTCACCGCCATAGAATATGCCGAGGCACGCCATGTGCAGAGTCTTGCCACGCACCGTTTGGGTGCATTTTTTGAGGGGTATGATCTTCTCTTAACGTCAGCCACCCCTTTGCCTGCGCTCAGCCCTGAGGCGGCGATAGCATGGACAGAACGCGGCTACGATTACAATCGCTTTTGCACGCCCTTCAACATGACAGGCGTCCCGGCGCTCTCGCTTCCCGGTGGGTTCACCCGCGACGGGCTACCGATAGGGCTTCAACTCGTTGCCCCACAGACGATGGAGAGGCATTTGCTGCGGGCAGCCTATGCCTATGAAAAAGCAACTCAGTGGACGGAGCGCCACCCAAATTTCGCCTGA
- a CDS encoding radical SAM protein — MPDLRPLLNLTSDHLRALPLLVLSITDGCNSRCLTCDIWKNPRRNMPLPFVARLVGEFAALGGRAVALTGGEAMQHPQWAEIAALFRRAGVKVGLITNGLFLKKDANAVIAHVDSLTVSLDGAAPETYAAIRGVDAFALVLEGMAMVAAGGVSITTRTTVQRANFTEIPAIIDAALGAGAARASFLPVDVLNTEAFGVRTFPADPIHSPALQADDLPVFAALLDALEGTHAAEFAAGQIAESPAKLRRLWDYFAAPFGLASFAPPRCNAPHLSLVVEVDGRIRPCYFLPTGGDLRQTPLSAALNNPALVALRSAYRRGQRPECTRCVCPLHRGARALITGAI, encoded by the coding sequence ATGCCCGATCTTCGTCCGCTGCTCAACCTCACCTCAGATCATCTGCGGGCGCTCCCTTTGCTTGTCCTCTCCATCACCGATGGCTGCAATTCGCGCTGTCTGACCTGTGATATTTGGAAAAATCCCCGCCGCAACATGCCGCTCCCCTTTGTGGCTCGCCTTGTTGGGGAATTTGCCGCGCTTGGCGGGCGGGCGGTGGCGCTCACGGGTGGGGAGGCAATGCAGCATCCTCAGTGGGCGGAGATCGCCGCGCTCTTTCGCCGCGCCGGGGTGAAGGTAGGGCTGATCACGAACGGGCTGTTCCTCAAAAAAGATGCCAACGCCGTGATTGCCCATGTGGACAGTCTAACCGTCAGCCTTGATGGGGCAGCGCCGGAAACCTATGCGGCGATTCGCGGCGTGGATGCCTTCGCCCTCGTCTTGGAGGGGATGGCGATGGTGGCAGCGGGCGGCGTCTCCATAACGACGCGGACAACCGTTCAGCGGGCGAACTTCACCGAGATTCCGGCGATCATTGATGCAGCGCTAGGGGCGGGGGCAGCGCGGGCGAGCTTCCTCCCCGTTGATGTACTGAACACAGAAGCCTTCGGGGTGCGTACCTTCCCCGCCGATCCGATCCACTCGCCCGCCCTGCAAGCCGACGATCTGCCTGTTTTCGCCGCGCTCTTGGATGCCCTTGAAGGGACGCACGCCGCTGAATTCGCCGCCGGACAGATTGCCGAATCACCCGCCAAACTGCGCCGCCTGTGGGATTATTTCGCCGCCCCGTTCGGCTTGGCGTCCTTTGCCCCGCCGCGCTGCAATGCCCCCCATCTCAGCCTCGTTGTGGAGGTCGATGGGCGCATTCGCCCCTGTTATTTCCTCCCTACTGGAGGCGATCTACGTCAAACACCCCTCAGCGCGGCGTTGAACAACCCCGCTCTCGTTGCCCTGCGCAGCGCCTACCGGAGAGGGCAACGCCCCGAATGTACGCGCTGCGTCTGCCCGCTCCATCGCGGGGCGCGGGCGCTGATCACAGGCGCGATCTAG
- a CDS encoding transposase: MPTGHLPIQMLFLPTYAPSLNPIEKLWRWLRQTMLHLHRLADAWSELKQRVLDFMSQVQTGSPDLLRYVSLLPY; this comes from the coding sequence ATGCCCACAGGTCATTTACCCATTCAGATGCTCTTTTTACCCACTTATGCCCCCTCGCTCAATCCCATTGAAAAACTCTGGCGCTGGCTTCGCCAAACCATGCTTCACCTGCATCGGTTAGCTGATGCTTGGTCGGAACTCAAGCAGCGCGTCCTAGACTTTATGTCCCAAGTTCAAACCGGTTCGCCTGATCTGCTTCGTTATGTCAGTTTATTGCCTTACTAA
- a CDS encoding LysM peptidoglycan-binding domain-containing protein: protein MPLKRFLSLLVLVSLIVIGGSPAAAQDGGTGAPSGSTIHIVQKGETLTRIAIRYGITVETIVRVNGLRDPSAISVGQRLLIPNAAPGSPGIPTEFTVGVGDSFLTLVARFGVTPQQIAQQNKITNTHLLFIGQRINVLEGANSGDKGVQRGWLHTVAPDETIWRIALRYSLPVEVILRANALRRPAPLYVGQRLVIPDLGEAGNTLSDVPAPFVRATITPARIEQGRTVVFHLSTATPARLTGTFLNRTLLILSDASRTAHIALVGVDSLTPPGMYPLRFLATDDSGVQGVIEQSAYLYDGGYPNESITLPPTQQDLLNPAITEPEAERVAQIVSVMTAERYFGGLMGLPCSAPVTSQFGTRRSYNGGALERVHAGTDFAAMPGAAIYAAAPGRVVLADALTVRGNATIIDHGNGVFTGYWHQDTITVKVGDFVQAGQIIGTVGQTGRVTGPHLHWELFVNGVQVDPLQWTKVTFP from the coding sequence ATGCCGCTTAAACGATTTCTTTCTCTCCTCGTGCTTGTCAGCCTAATCGTGATCGGGGGTTCCCCTGCCGCCGCCCAAGATGGTGGAACGGGCGCACCGTCCGGCAGCACGATTCATATCGTCCAAAAGGGCGAAACACTCACCCGCATTGCCATTCGCTACGGGATCACCGTTGAGACGATTGTCCGTGTAAATGGACTACGCGACCCTTCGGCAATCAGCGTTGGGCAGCGCTTGTTGATTCCCAATGCGGCGCCGGGGTCGCCCGGAATACCGACGGAATTCACCGTTGGGGTGGGGGATAGCTTCCTGACCCTTGTGGCACGCTTCGGGGTAACGCCACAGCAGATCGCCCAACAAAACAAAATCACAAACACACACTTGCTGTTCATTGGGCAGCGGATCAACGTCTTGGAAGGCGCGAACAGCGGCGATAAGGGCGTCCAGCGTGGCTGGCTGCACACTGTCGCCCCCGACGAAACGATCTGGCGAATCGCCCTCCGCTACAGCCTTCCAGTGGAGGTTATTTTGCGGGCAAACGCGCTCCGCCGCCCCGCCCCGCTTTACGTCGGGCAGCGTTTGGTGATTCCCGATCTGGGTGAGGCGGGAAACACCCTCTCCGATGTCCCTGCCCCATTCGTCCGCGCAACGATCACGCCGGCGCGGATTGAGCAAGGGCGCACTGTCGTTTTTCACCTGAGTACCGCCACACCCGCCCGTCTGACAGGGACATTTCTGAACCGCACCCTTCTTATCCTCAGCGATGCCAGCCGGACGGCACATATTGCGTTGGTCGGCGTCGATTCCCTCACGCCGCCCGGGATGTACCCTCTCCGTTTTTTGGCGACGGATGATTCCGGTGTGCAAGGGGTGATTGAGCAGAGCGCCTATCTCTATGACGGGGGCTATCCCAACGAGAGCATCACCCTCCCCCCGACGCAGCAGGATTTATTGAACCCGGCGATCACCGAACCAGAGGCGGAACGGGTTGCCCAGATCGTCAGTGTGATGACCGCAGAACGCTATTTTGGCGGGCTGATGGGGCTGCCTTGCTCAGCGCCCGTGACTTCCCAGTTCGGGACACGCCGTTCCTACAACGGTGGGGCGTTGGAGCGCGTCCATGCTGGCACAGATTTCGCCGCCATGCCCGGCGCCGCCATTTACGCCGCCGCGCCCGGAAGGGTTGTCCTTGCCGATGCGCTCACCGTGCGCGGCAATGCGACGATCATCGATCACGGGAACGGCGTGTTCACCGGCTACTGGCATCAGGACACCATTACCGTGAAGGTGGGGGACTTTGTTCAAGCTGGGCAAATCATCGGGACGGTGGGGCAGACGGGGCGCGTGACGGGACCGCATTTGCATTGGGAATTATTTGTGAATGGTGTGCAGGTTGACCCCTTGCAGTGGACAAAGGTCACCTTTCCGTAG
- a CDS encoding 1-acyl-sn-glycerol-3-phosphate acyltransferase: MTLVSADFAFRQDRYRAWRYFIRDVLLRSLAFHLLAKVEVRGFDHIPLSGGTIVLFNHIDAIDPVVILGVVRPRFAVPMSKVENFSLPIFGTLMKRWGAYPVHRDRTDKQAVQNTISLTEQGHLVLIAPEGTRSPALIRGKDGAAFAAVRTGATIVPAAIDGTPALLSNLKRLRRTPITITFGRAFRFNAQGDVPRQALTVMTDEAMYRLAALLPPERRGVYSDLDKATTKTLEFLPYTPFAS, translated from the coding sequence ATGACTCTGGTTAGTGCTGATTTTGCCTTTCGCCAAGATCGGTATCGGGCATGGCGGTATTTCATCCGTGATGTGCTGCTGCGCTCTTTAGCCTTCCATCTTTTGGCAAAAGTTGAGGTGCGTGGCTTTGATCATATCCCGCTTTCGGGCGGGACGATTGTCCTTTTCAACCACATTGACGCCATCGATCCGGTGGTGATCCTCGGTGTGGTGCGCCCCCGTTTTGCTGTTCCCATGTCGAAGGTGGAAAATTTTTCGCTGCCCATCTTTGGGACGCTGATGAAACGGTGGGGAGCGTACCCCGTCCACCGAGATCGGACGGATAAGCAAGCCGTGCAGAACACCATTTCCCTCACGGAGCAGGGGCATCTCGTCTTGATCGCCCCCGAAGGGACGCGCAGTCCAGCACTCATCCGGGGAAAAGATGGGGCAGCGTTTGCGGCGGTACGGACGGGAGCAACCATCGTCCCTGCTGCCATTGACGGCACGCCCGCCCTGCTCAGCAACCTCAAGCGTCTGCGGCGGACGCCGATCACCATCACCTTTGGGCGGGCGTTCCGGTTCAACGCGCAAGGCGATGTGCCGCGTCAGGCGCTCACGGTTATGACCGATGAGGCGATGTATCGGCTGGCGGCGCTGCTGCCCCCCGAACGGCGCGGCGTCTACAGCGATCTGGACAAAGCCACGACAAAGACATTAGAATTTTTGCCCTACACACCCTTTGCCAGTTGA